CCTGGCAGGGCCACCACGAAGCTCAGGATCTTCCATGTCCGGGCTAGTGGGGGAAACCGACCATTACTAATTTTGGACTTAATAAATCAGGCAAAAACAAAAGAATTGGAGTTGAATTCAGGGAATACCGGATAAGGACACAACTAGACGATTGAGCTTTATACATGGGTTTATGTCACAACTATTAGTAGAAAGTAACCAATGGAGTTACAGGGTTTAGGGCCTGTGGTGTGACTATTGTGCTGAATGTTGGTCATAGGCAgcagtgttaaaaaaaacattgaaaaccAGATCCAATACATACTCGATACTTTAACAAGATGCAATCATAAATGTTTAGGGCAAATGCAAGTATAATTTTAACTGtcaattattaatattttattcCTATTGACTAAAGTTGCTTTGAATATAGCATAGAATGTGGACCAGGGTCAATATCAGTTAAAGCTTCCTTCTACTTCTATAGCAGAGTGAAACTCCTCTGACTGAGCTGCACTCTCCCAAGGATATTAGCCTGCTAGTGCTAGCAACCTCAGCAAGGTCATTATTCAAAGGAATTGGTGTAATTCTAAggatatttaaaccaacgcaACTTGTATTCTGAACAAAACTCCAAACTCACATGCGTTTTCGGCATGTCCAGCGGAAGCTGCAGCCGAGAGCTGACGCCTCGTTTGGCCAAAAGAGGACCTTAGCAGAGCTTGAGAGAGCTTTCCCAAAGCAGCCATCTTCGTTTCTTGACCGATGTGTGAAGCGGAAGGTGATGCTAGAACCTCTGGGTCACGTGAGAGATCGTTAAACTCTCGCTATTACAGACCCCGCCCTCTAGCGTCAGCCAGAGCTATTTATACAAGAGAGAAACGGCTCTGGCGTCAACTATTTATAGTTTTTctgtaaaaaatattaataaatgggACTAACCTGCtcgtacattaaaaaaaaaataggcccCTATCAAGAACACTTTATTTTAAGATGTTACAATTATTAAAGATTTATATTTGGTGTTTCTTGTGCTTGAATAATTTGGAATCTCACATCGTCCCACTATAGCCTCGGATACAAACGAATTAAGTCACATTAACatttgtatataaaaaaaaggctTATTAAAACATCAATGTGGTCCTATTGGTTACACATCAGATATCACACAAATGCTGTGATTTTTACTGGGTTATattggtttttattttttgtgattCAATAATACCTGACGACCATAAAGGTATACTCAATATTTGCATTGAAATGGTTCGACTTTTAGTGCTGCTTTGTTCAGGGAACAGAAAGTGACCCAAAGATATTTTAATGCCGATGAAGGAAAGATACAATTATTAATTGAATATCCGTGGATTAAACTTCCTTGGCTTGTCAGTTTAATAGTTTATAAATATACAGATTGCCAAAGCTTACTATCACATATGCCATATTacatttaagcaatagatcacgccaggctgtggtatgtgctcattataccactgttaaggggcgttgtccggccccgacgcgcagcggagggccggtgACCCCCTTCAAAGGACATGCCAAACATTGCACCGGGCAAACTTTAATCCTCGATTTTCAaagaaaaaggtatctggagggcttatttgatgggttttcatgccaaaacaaagaccccGGGTTCAAgtttcgccggaattacactttaaggacCACCACAATTGGTTTGGCCCATCCACAACTGGAATCCTGGTGCCGTGCCTGCACTGCACTGTCTGGAACCCTCAGGGTCCAGAGTATGGACTCAAATCAAATGAATATACACAATGCTAGAcgtatatttattatattaaaggAGAGAAAACAATAACCAAATAAATGATGTGGAGGTTTTCTTTATTCATTTAATTGAGGAGACGTATTGATCCAGTGTGGGCTAGCTCACTGGCAGCGGTCACTTGGGAGTTCAGCGTTTTCTGGGTTGTACTTTGATCGAGCGAAGCACATGGCTGCCAATCGGTCACACTCACAGATGAACATCTCACACGGATCATTTTTACCTGTgcgaataaaaagaaaaatattgcAAAGGATATCTCAGTAAAAAAGACCCTATATTTAGTAATTATAACATTAAGTTACTGTGATCAACATCatgttgttgatcacatgttgaatggTCATAACGGGAGAGACTCACGGCGGCAGGTGACGTTCTTGTTGTGGGAGTCACAGTCGTAGCTGTACATCTCTGTGTAGGGGTTGTCCAGGATGGGCCAGCAGGCATCGTTCTGCATTGCATCGTCGTAGCACAGGTCATGAACCTGACAGCATCTAGTGGAAACACTTCAAATTAGCTCCTTCCTGCAGaccaagttcaagttcaaaatACATTAATGTCCCCCAATGGGGCAATTTGTTGTGCAGTAGATAGTATACAAATCCAagtcacacacaatcacacacaataaaaaacactatacaatcaataaatagaagtcaataaatatgtaaaaaaataataatacacataatatgtatatataaatatatattatatatatatatagaaaggcAGAGGCTCAGCATATCAAAAAGtgtgagttggggggggggggggttatctaTGGTTCTTTATGGAATTTAAAAGTAGGGTGGCTGCGGGaacaaaatagttttttttgagtcgtgggagtttaaagcGTGATCCGGATGGCAACATCTGAAATTCAGCCTGTAGGGGATGAGAACTATTTGACAGGATAGATTCAACCCTTTTCAGCATCTGCTTCTGATACAGTTCCTCCAGGCCTTTCTGATTAGAACCTGTGATACGGCTGCTCACCTTAATTAACTTGGAAAGGGAGTTTTCTTGTTTTACGGTGATAGACCCATACCAGCAGATTAAGGAGAAGGTGACAACTGACTCAACAAAGGACCTATAGAAAAGGGTCATCAGGGTCTTGTCCAACCACCGGCACAATTACTTTCCAGTTGACAGACACCTGGTAGTTTTGTTTAATAATTAGCTTCCCTTAGTTGCAAACCCTATTCCCTTTTGGAGCAAATGTACCATGAAAAATCTAAACCAGTATACTGGACTCACGATTATTGACTTGACCTATTTTTTTAacattccaccaccaccaccggcctTGGTTCCCTTCAGTAGGCTACCTGTCCAGCTCGTCAACAGGTGTGCCGGAGCCCCCCTTCCCACACCAGCAGCCGTAGTCAGCGTAGTCCAGCACAGGCCAGCTGTCGGGCTGGAGGCAGACAATCATGTTCCTGAACTGCCACAGGGCTTTGTAACTGGGCACGGCCAGAACTATGCACAGCCGTAAAAACCAATGGAGAGTCAATCAGAAATGTACTGGATTATCACAAATGTACTTTGTATTTTATCAATTGATAATGACTTACAGCCTGGGAGACACAAGGCCAGCAGGAAGAATGAGGGACTCATTTTGCAGATCAATGTTCAAGCTTGCTCTTCGACGGTTCAGGTCAGATTGATGTGAGTGGGACTCACGACTGAATATAAACGACTGTAACATCGTTTATATTCACAAATATCGGCAAGAGGCGGTGCTTATTAGTTGACTAGCGAAGCTACCTCTTAACTCTTTCCTGGAGCAATACTGTGACCCGATAACCCTGCCCACGCACTATGACCTGTCCAACAGATCCAAATGGTAACCATTCAGTTAAATGTGTATCttataaataatgtttttatatTGTTTGTCTGGTTTATTTAAGGGACATGGAACTAAGAAACTGAACTGGGAATGTTGTTCATCCCAACAAAGAAAACATCAATCTGGCACTATGCGCTGCAAACATTGGACAATTAAAGTCAGCTgatgaatattaataaacaaaaccCATAACTGGATTGAGGTTATGGGGAAGGGAACAAAATGTGATAGTTGGAGTTTGTGGAACAGGAACTTTCCATTTGTATCAATGTCCGATATCGAAATGCAAACTAGATATGCTGAGGTTGCTTGTCTAAGAATAGACCCAATGGAGCTGTCCACAAAGCTTTTCTTGTGATTCAATACAGGTGTTGCATCTTTGCTCCCTGCTATTCTGGGAATCTCTGGGATTTTGGTCTTAATAGTTAATTATTAATCATTGCATCATTGAAAATGTTTGATTTCCACAGAGCTAAAAGAGATGAATGCTGAAAGCAAGAATATTAGTTATGTTCAACGTTCGAGAAGATGTAACTTCCCTTTCCTAGCATGACTCACATTAAACCACAGCTTTTGTAAGTGTTACCCCATTACACTTCCATGGAAGTATATTGTTCATGACAATCATGTTAGTTCCTGATTTCAAGGTGTAATtgtattgtttactgtttacccTGCGCATATCTGTATCGCCGGGTCCCAACCAGGCCTATAGTCGTGCCTTACACTTCTGTAAACTAACACTTACatattgtggtaacccggttcTATCAGCCCGCCTCTGATCAATGAACAAGAGTCTCTGATGCTCAAACTGCCAACAAGTCACGTTTATTAAGtccaaaaaacagaaaaaagggGAATCACCCGTCAATGCAAACTATAACTAAAAGGAGTctgggctccgtgagccactGGGGACGCTGTGGTCGTATCTCACGCGCTGTCCCGGTATCCAGGTGAGGAGGTCCTTCCGTGTAGTCCTGTGGTCTTCTCTAGACCGGGTCCTGGGGCCAAGATCCGTCCAGGTAGGGAATCTCAGTCCGCTCTCGGCTCCTACATGGGTCACATACCTCCTGCCTTTAGACTACGTCTCAGCTTCTCTTAtatagccctcacctgggtctgattggcctggtacaCAGGTGTCTCCTGTTGGCGTTGAGTGGGGCCGTGCCAATGCGACCcttggcgccctctggggggaaaagggtggtagacagctcgtattacctgccctctgggcttccaggGCCGCCCTgtcggggccgggttgccacactccttcCCCCTTAGATGTAGCCCCGGGGCGCCTCTGACTGCCCAGAGGCATGTGTCCCGACGGGACAGGGCATCGGCATTGGCGTGCTCCCGCCCTGGTCGGTGGTCCACTTTGAAACGGTAGTCCTGtagggccaggaaccacctTGTCACCCTGCCGTTGGTATCCTTGGCGGTGGCCATTCACTTGAGCGGGGCATGGTGCGTCACCAGGGTGAAGTCCCGGGCCAAGGAGGTAGTACCGCAGCTTGTCTACGCcccacttgatggccagggcctccttctccacggtggagtagTTCCTTTCGTTCGGGAGGAGTTTCCTGCTAATGTATGTCACTGGGTGCTCCTCCGCGTCCTGGACCTGCGAGAGGACCGCTCCGAGGCCCACCTCTGAGGCGTCAGAGTGGACTATAAGGGGCAGAGTAAAATCAGGCGCTAGTAGGATTGGCTCGGAGTAGAGGGCCCGTTTGAGGAGACTGAATGCTCCTTCTGCTGCCTCCGACCAGGTAACGCGGTCCGGCAGGGCCTTCCGGGTCAGGTCAGGTAGGGGCCTTCCAGGGTGGCGAAACTGGGAATCAACCTTTGATAGTAGCCTACCAGACCGAGGAAGGACTTGACCTGCTTcttggaggtggggcggggccaGTCCAGGATGGTCTTCACCTTGGCCTCCTGGGGTCGGATGTTCCCGCGTCCGACTCTGTAGCCCAGGTATGAGGCCTCCTCTAAGCCCAGACGGCACTTGGCAGGGTTGGCGGTGAGACTCGCCCTCCTCAGCTCCCCCAGGACCGCTCTTAGGTCTCTCAGGTGGATATCCCAGCTGGCGCTatggatgatgatgtcatcaatgtACGCGGCGGCGTAGGCCTGGTGTGATCGCAGGAGACGGTCCATCATGCGCTGGAAGGTGGCCGGAGCTCCATGTACCCCGAAGGGGAGCACCGTGTACTGGTATAGTCCCCCGGGGGTTGCGAACGCCGTTTTCTCCCGGGCGGTCTTGCTGAGGGGGACCTGCCAATATCCCTTGGTAAGGTCGAGGGTGGTGAGGTATCGAGCGGCCCCGAGCCGCTCGATGAGTTCGTCGACCCGGGGCATTGGGTACGCGTCGAACTCCGagacctcgttcagcctcctAAAGTCGTTGCAGAATCGAAATGATCCACCTGCCTTCGGGACAAGGACGATTGGGCTGGACCAGGCGCTGTGTGATTCCTCGATCACCCGGAGCTGGAGCATTTTCTTGACCTCCTCCCGTATGGCGACCCGACAGGCCTCTGGAACCCGGTACGGGGGTACGCGTACCGTGACACCTGCCTCTGTTCGGATGTCGTGTTGAGCGACCGTTGTTCTCCCGGGTACCTCGGAGAACACGTCCTGGTGCTGCAACACCACGTCAGTGAGGTCTTGTTTCTGGCTGAGGCTGAGGTCCTCTCCCATCGGGACCTCCGGTACGCCTTGCCGGGCGACGAGGACCACGGGGACCGGCACCGGTGGGGTTGTCCCGGCCTTCCACTGCTTCAAGAGGTTCACATGATACAGCTGGGTGGGCTTGCGCCTCCCCGGCTGCCGCACCCGGTAGTTCACCTCCCCCACGCGGTCGCCCACCTCATACGGtcccctgccacttggccaggaacttTACAGGCGAAaacgtggctccaggcgtgttTCAGGGTGTCGTCCTGCAGTTGGGCGGTGGCGAACTGTCCGGGACGGTCCGACCCCCTCCCGGTTGGGGGGAAAGTCCGAGAGCTCCGTGAGGGGGgaactctccgtctctcctaaCCCGGCAGGTCGCTCCGACGCTGTCAGGGTGTCGGGGGTCCCCGGCGGGTCCAGGCGATGAGTCTCGCCGGTCGGGCGGGCTGGTGTGCCTGGTGGTGTTGGGGCCGTCTCTCCCGGTGACGTCTCCCTCTCCAGATGTCTCTgctggggagggaggagtgtGGTGCCCGGGCTCCGTAGGCGTGTCGAACCGGTTGTCGGTGTCGCCTCGGCTGCGGTCGGGGCGGTCGGGGTCCTGGCTCCGCGTTCCAGAGCCGGTGGAAGATGGGGCAGTCTCTCCCGATCAATAGGGGTACCGGGAGGTTGGGTACGATCCCATCTGTCTAACTATATGTTGTGCTTGCTTTTATGCTTTTTTATGTTACATCTAACATCAACCTGCCAGGGACTACAGATGAAAAATAGTTTGTACAACTAAATCTACATTTACATGTCCTATGCAATGGACATGTTGATTAATGTACACTGTCccttttaaataaattaataaacgaacacacacacacgcacacacacacacacacacacacacacgcacacacacacacacacacacacacacacacacacacgcacacacacacacgcacacacacacacacacgcacacacacacacacacgcacacacacacacacacacacacgttcaagtTCATTGAAACCTTGGCTATGTAAGATTTTAGCATTAACTTGTCATTTAAACAGCGTATCATTGACACAGCTCTGTGATAAAATGAAAATGCATATTTATCTACttttaaatacatgttttcaagTGTGCAGACCAACCACAACAAGGTTATACAAGCTGTTATATTTGAACAAAGCAAACCAACGACTGCGGAGAGTCTCACTGCATGTGCtgaattatttattcatgcctattatttatatttgagTCACATTCCATCAAGATGTTGACCATTTATTTACTATCCAATGCACTTTAATACTGGACTTGTAGTTTattaaagagaaagagaaaataaataaatatataaatagaataTTAGCACAAAAAGTATGGAAATttgtgtatggttgattattTCTCGGGGGgaacaatgctttttggcaataaatcttataccgttggaaagcctgtatTGTTCTCTTTCAAATTATGCCCAAAttgtaaggaacatgcacttgtgggatgagcagcagagctgagtatgtgggttgTGCCCATGAAAAATTTGCCAAATCTCTGCCAATGCCAAACAGCTTATTCTGCTATTGACTcgtttggtgtttggtggattggatgattgaagtttgaagaaacaagacagattggcaatttaacaatttattcatttcacaaacaggagcctcagtagcttgtggaagaaccatacacagccacaacagcctggcacctcctcctcatgctggtcTGGACTCAGCACTGAACATAACGTTCCTCCACATGTTCAGGTTCCAGTGCACGTGTTGCCGACCCCAGCGCAAACGGGCCTGACGGTGAAGGGCAGCCCTATGAGACCGGAGATTGGCTGCGTGTAGTCTGTTCCGGATTGTCTAGGCAGAGAGCCGTCGGCCATATCGTCCTGCAAACCTGGACTGCAAATCTGTAGAAGGCAGCCTACGGCACCTAAGTGCTGACAGAGTGATGAAATGGTCTTCTTGGGGTGTTGTCTTCTTGGGACGCCCACTTCGTGGCCTGTCTTTGACATCCCCCGTTATATGGTACTTGGCCATCAGTTTGGAGGGGTACTAGGGCTCACTCCAAATAATGCCGTAACTTGGTTTTGCGGAACACCAGCTTGAAGTTTCCCTATCGCAAGGGCCCTATCCAGGTCAGTCAAACGCGGCATGCCGATTCTTGGAGCAGACACTTACTGACTGTAGCTGTACTTACAGTAGTAGGGCCCATGCTCACAGACACCTGGGGGTACCAGAAGCTCAAAACAAGTGTCAATAGCAACAGCAAAATAACCTGTTTGGCAATGgcagaaaagatttggcaaTTCTTTCATGGACGCAACCCCCATACTCagcgctgctgctcatcccacaaatgcatgttccttacaaatggggcaccatttgaaagggagctaaacaggctttccaatgatattcaatttattgccaaaaagcattgttaccacagaTAAATAATCTACCAAACACAAAtgtccttactttttgtgctcagtttatatatgtgtgggagtgtgtggacGATGGCCGGTTTAATTCCGTCTGATTGGTGAGGCTGCAAACCTGCTGCACATTGAGCAGGTTAAATCATCTCCACACAACAGCTGGGGAGATCTCCTGGATGGCAGCGGAGCACCCTTGCAATTTTAATTATTAAGCCGTTGCAATAAACCAGATTTTACCCACCCACTCTACCCCCTGAGCTCCTGCCGCACTGCCTCCCCCTCGGTGACTTATTTTGGGTcctttgtctggaggagcccaaaaTAAGTCACCTAGGGGGAGGCAGTGCGGCAGGagcccaggaggtagagcgggttggctggttacCGCAAGgaatgtcgaggtgtccctgagcaagacaccataaccctaacactgctcccgatgagctggctgtatgtatgcgtgtatgaaTAGGTGAATGTTGGTCAATATTGTACAGCGcttgctatataaatgcagtccatttcccATTATGGTGTGTGGCAGGCACctagggaggaggacaggggggggggggggaaccatcTGCGGCCAGCCGCCCCTGCACTCGGCCCGCAGCGGCCCAGGCCCAGCCGGCCCTCGGCCAGCCAGCACAGGAGCAAAAGGCCCTGTGCtccatgagggggagggaggggaaggccctgtgctccatgagggggagggaggggaaggccctgtgctccatgagggggagggaggggaaggccctgtgctccatgagggggagggaggggaaggccctgtgctccatgagggggagggaggggaaggccctgtgctccatgagggggagggaggggaaggccctgtgctccatgagggggagggaggggaaggccctgtgctccatgagggggagggaggggaaggccctgtgctccatgagggggagggaggggaaggcccTGTTTCAGGCCCTCGAGGAGCTAGCGCCGCAGCCCAGCTAGACCTCAACTCCAGCAGACCGGTCCACTCAGCCCTGACGTTGAAGTCGgcttatcgcccttgcagtgcTCCTGAAGAGGATTCATGTTTTCTCGGTCTGAGAAGCACATGGCTGCCCGCccgacacacacatcaacatctGACCTGCATCATTGGTAGCTGCGTGAAAAAGAACCGCAGAGGGCAGGAGGCAAGTTCATTGACATGGGGGTTAGTTGTGTATGGTTGGTGagggaaataataaaaaatattcaatccataattattattattattattattatagaggGATTTACCGGATGTGATTTGAAGGTGACCGAGGATAGAGAGTGATCTACTGTCTGAGTCTTTCCAATTTATAGCAATTTTAGCAGAGCCTTAGGCCCTGGTTCATATAAAAGAGACCAGAAGTATTTATCTTATTCACAAGTCCTTCGAGGCTCCTATTAATGGTGTGTTTCTTTCATCCTTTATGTCCTCTTTCatatgcatgaaaaaaacatgtctTCATTCCTAAGTGTACTAGACCCCTAGATCACCCACCAATTCATCAGGTTCGGTCGAGCTAGAGCCTCCAAACACATCATTTTAGTAGAGTTTAATGCCCTCTTTCCTATAAAAGTGGTCAATATGAGTTCAGCCAGCCTCACCCTTTATTTTGTGACCATaacaatgaataataataaccccTCAAACGTGCGGCGCTGTTCTGTCTGGCGCACCTTAGAAATGTGGCTATTTCCTAGCCATTGGAACCTGgttcacaacaaaaacaaaacaattgatGGCAGCTAAGCTGCCCACTTATATTATGGTCCCTCAAAAttctcaattattttttttttctttacaacgATAAAAAAAACAGGCGTGTCACATTTTTAGAGACGTTATTGTAAAACTAGTGTAAGTTTGAGACTGGGTTTAGGGGACGTGGTTGGTTTCAGTTTTTGACCCTTTGTTGCATTCATTGTTTTTGACGTATCCATAACTAGAGGGCGCACTGTCCCATCTGCAGACCCCCCTTACCCTCCTCATGGGTTTACATTGTTTAACTTGGATCCGActacattgaacattgaaagaCGTGGGGGCCTTCTGGTCAAACAAGGAGATGTTCTCATCATAGATGGAGGTATTTGGGTCTCATACATGGTGGTTCTGGGAATGAGGGTTTTCCGAGAGGGGCAGGCACTTTATTATGCAGAAAAAGGCTGTGACACTTGTCATGCATCTGACGACATCTGAGTCACAATATTTTAGAATCAAATACAATTCTACAATTTTATGTAATTATGAAAGTTTTCTTTCAGTCATTGTTTCATCCTAATAAAATATGCATTGTGACATCACCTGGCTAATAGATTTTTGACGATTTTTTAACGCCTTATTTATCACACAATCTTCACAACAATAACAAGATGTCTTCATGAGGAACAATTTGAATAAAACAGACAgttatttttgattattttattgacAAATAATTTGATAAATGAACACCTAAACATCTTCtcgccctctgtgtgtgtccaaatTATGTATTAGTTATTTCCTCAGGAAGTGCAGTTGCTTCCTACAGAGCTTCAGTCCTAGTCATCTTATTTACTGCAGAGCTCCTGGTTGTAGTGGTCGTGAGCTGGGATGTATTTTGCCGTGGCCATACACATGGCTATATgcttatcacactcacagaTGAACATCTGACAGGCATCATTGGAACCTGTGTGAAAGAAGAggcgatggagggagggagagaagtggAGAACACAGTATGATAAGCAAAAGGGATTTCTATCAGTTCTCTGAATAATATTCTCAAAACTCAAATCATGACAATGTTAATGTCATCATAGGATTCACAGTAGCGGTCCATAATGCACTCACTGAGACAGGTGACGGTCTTGGTGCTCTTGTCACATGTTTGGTGGTAGCCATATGTGTACGGGTTATCCAGGTAGGCTGTGCACGCCTTATCAGCCATGGCAGCTGTGTAGCAATGGTCGTGAGTTTGGCAGCATCTGTCAATCATCATTAACAGTTTATCATAAAGGCACAGAATGGGCTGCAGTGATATATACACAGCTAGAAAGATCACTTGCTGCAGCAGGGACGCAGGA
The Gadus macrocephalus chromosome 6, ASM3116895v1 DNA segment above includes these coding regions:
- the LOC132460063 gene encoding phospholipase A2-like → MKVSHVVLVLAVCLPFLLASRSKRSLWGLRSQIECTMPHSWPLIDYADYGCYCGKGGSGIPVDDLDTCCQTHDHCYTAAMADKACTAYLDNPYTYGYHQTCDKSTKTVTCLSSNDACQMFICECDKHIAMCMATAKYIPAHDHYNQELCSK